The following proteins are co-located in the Bacteroidota bacterium genome:
- a CDS encoding DUF4097 family beta strand repeat-containing protein, giving the protein MTQSSSKSVSTPKKIALLVLGALTILTFVNILEAGVSKLRGSDRAMAATEKGYEEGFLPMDEVAVRTDADDGELMIEESFKVSSGDNFVVGVNDADLYVETSDTDNAKVEVYLKSNNMNKGRDYFENQNYEVTQDGNSVFVKTYPKRKNFNWSGIRNLRITVRASIPSDFNVTLKTADGDIVLGETSGEIMIQTSDGDVNTEFLSGPSINIRTSDGDIATESMDAAQVSVATSDGDIRLEDVDADDISVRTSDGDIMAARLTGESSVSTSDGDIRIKAIEGAETAVRTSDGDIVTEMVDTNNAQFQTSDGSITLNSVAGDLTAKTSSGNLRVGLTEGGKVYLRSGDGDIHISAPSDYSAELMLRGERVRIASGFQFDGKLKKNEAEGRINGGEFTLEARTSDGEVVFKEN; this is encoded by the coding sequence ATGACTCAATCCTCATCTAAAAGTGTTTCGACCCCTAAGAAAATTGCCCTGCTTGTCCTTGGCGCCCTGACGATCCTTACGTTTGTCAATATCCTGGAAGCCGGCGTGAGCAAGCTGCGCGGCAGTGACCGTGCGATGGCCGCAACCGAAAAAGGGTATGAAGAAGGCTTCCTTCCGATGGATGAAGTTGCCGTACGCACCGATGCTGATGACGGAGAGTTGATGATTGAGGAGTCATTCAAGGTTTCTTCAGGTGATAACTTTGTTGTTGGCGTAAACGACGCAGATCTATATGTTGAAACCAGCGACACAGACAATGCGAAGGTTGAGGTGTACCTCAAGTCCAACAACATGAATAAAGGCCGCGATTACTTCGAAAACCAGAATTACGAAGTAACCCAGGATGGCAACAGCGTTTTTGTAAAAACGTATCCAAAACGGAAAAACTTTAACTGGTCGGGTATTCGCAACCTGCGCATTACGGTGCGTGCCAGTATTCCATCTGATTTCAATGTAACCCTCAAAACCGCCGATGGAGACATCGTGCTGGGTGAAACGAGTGGAGAAATAATGATCCAGACTTCAGATGGCGACGTAAATACCGAATTCCTCTCCGGTCCATCCATCAACATTCGGACGTCAGACGGCGACATTGCAACCGAATCCATGGATGCTGCGCAAGTGTCTGTTGCAACGTCTGATGGCGATATTCGCCTTGAAGATGTTGATGCCGATGACATTTCAGTTCGGACGTCAGACGGCGACATCATGGCGGCGCGGCTTACCGGTGAATCTTCTGTTTCGACGTCTGATGGAGACATCCGCATCAAAGCGATTGAAGGTGCAGAAACAGCTGTACGCACTTCAGATGGAGATATTGTGACTGAGATGGTGGATACCAACAACGCCCAGTTCCAAACGTCGGATGGCAGCATTACCCTCAACAGTGTTGCCGGCGATCTGACAGCCAAGACCTCCAGTGGTAATCTCCGGGTTGGCCTTACGGAGGGCGGCAAAGTCTACCTGCGCTCAGGTGATGGAGATATCCACATCAGCGCGCCAAGCGATTATTCCGCTGAACTGATGCTCCGCGGGGAACGTGTACGGATTGCATCTGGTTTTCAATTCGACGGTAAACTCAAGAAAAACGAAGCGGAAGGTCGTATCAATGGGGGCGAGTTCACCCTCGAAGCCCGTACATCGGACGGAGAAGTAGTTTTTAAGGAAAACTAA